A genomic region of Gammaproteobacteria bacterium contains the following coding sequences:
- a CDS encoding FimV/HubP family polar landmark protein, which translates to MNKTFRKLILPASILASLQVNALGLGNLQVNSALDEVLDGKIPLVADSTEDLSGIKVGLATSEDYERVDLDKSYVPANIKIEVLEEDGNKFISLSSEGPVSEPIISLLLSVDWANGHLLREYTVLLDPPLFNNTQIEQNYSQPVQTNTYQQNQSFDEGESPTSTSSTQTTISPTPQTSSSNSESSYNSSSMGSKKVTVEAGDTLWRIANQHNSGYGSPQQMMVAIFNNNPAAFNNNDMNQLRKGAVLDIPDADEVTMISKSEALSQVKSQTASFSRLQTENDYQTGDSGSDKDYGIELVPPRQSESGNSGNTSGSNALQKQYEKSLSDLALAREELASATQENLELSDRVKELEKIVKDQELALSLKDDDLALLQKQVEDATNTSDDVWGDSQADNTLTDAENSEIDAEIEQSEDDATTDAEGYTLTDETTSDELSDDSTSESDTENTDIASNDTNDDSLQISDVNDESVDTQPSTNNAQNVQSQPVRQEKSFLDKIMDYKYEGLIGLGAILLAIFGFLFFKGRNKDDEDSGDFLDTIGRKEVEEDLSAEEAQILNDEFDDFDNFDSVDEEKADEFSELENDSEVSVMDDESEEATDLDLSGLDDLDLDADEKVSDDVDMSEEDLDFDSFDVHEDSDESDEIENEEDETSEEFDFESESEDLESDEQEELNFDDFSLDDDSDDSDDLNSESETDSEDDLSLDFDLDSLDFDNEESTETTDAVDDDTEETSEEEIVSENYDLEFNLDSDEETLEEVAESQEELEDLTFDTGERTIVEEESDDEFGDLDLGDFEFDLGDTDESSSENLEDNLSDVKLDLLDEEDVESSENEELTLDTEDSEASEDTNNEDGEFDLGLDFDGIGGDDAIDTKLDLAKAYFEMGDIEGAKQMLVEILDEGNEEQVAKAQELSKKLDS; encoded by the coding sequence GTTTTAGAAGAAGATGGTAATAAATTTATCAGCTTGTCATCTGAAGGACCGGTTAGTGAGCCGATTATTTCATTGTTGTTATCTGTTGACTGGGCGAATGGGCATTTGTTGAGAGAGTACACTGTTTTATTGGATCCACCATTATTCAATAATACTCAGATTGAACAAAATTATTCTCAACCGGTTCAAACAAATACCTATCAACAAAATCAAAGTTTTGACGAAGGTGAATCCCCAACTTCTACTAGCTCAACTCAAACAACGATTTCTCCAACACCTCAAACATCAAGTTCAAACTCAGAAAGTTCTTACAACTCATCAAGTATGGGAAGTAAAAAAGTCACCGTTGAAGCCGGTGACACTTTATGGAGAATAGCGAATCAACACAATAGCGGATATGGTTCGCCTCAACAAATGATGGTTGCGATTTTTAACAACAATCCAGCTGCATTTAATAACAATGATATGAATCAATTGCGTAAAGGAGCTGTTCTTGATATTCCGGATGCTGATGAAGTCACAATGATTTCAAAATCAGAAGCCTTGTCTCAAGTCAAATCACAAACGGCTAGTTTTTCGCGTTTACAAACAGAAAATGATTATCAAACCGGCGATTCAGGTTCAGACAAAGATTACGGCATTGAGTTAGTTCCTCCGAGACAATCAGAGTCGGGAAATTCCGGAAATACATCAGGCAGCAATGCTCTCCAAAAGCAATATGAAAAATCATTGTCTGATTTGGCTCTGGCAAGAGAAGAGTTGGCAAGCGCCACTCAAGAAAATCTTGAATTGTCAGACAGAGTAAAGGAGCTGGAAAAAATTGTAAAAGATCAGGAGCTGGCATTATCTCTGAAGGACGACGATTTAGCATTATTGCAAAAGCAAGTTGAAGATGCTACTAACACATCTGATGATGTTTGGGGAGATTCTCAAGCAGATAACACGTTGACAGATGCAGAGAATTCTGAAATTGATGCTGAAATTGAACAAAGTGAAGATGATGCAACAACAGATGCAGAGGGTTACACCTTAACAGATGAAACAACAAGTGACGAATTATCTGATGACTCTACTAGCGAGAGCGACACAGAAAACACTGATATAGCTAGTAATGACACTAATGATGACTCGTTACAGATTTCAGATGTTAATGATGAAAGTGTCGATACTCAACCATCGACTAATAATGCTCAAAACGTACAGTCGCAACCAGTTAGACAAGAAAAATCATTTCTTGATAAAATCATGGATTATAAATACGAAGGCTTGATTGGTCTGGGTGCAATTTTATTAGCTATTTTTGGTTTCTTGTTCTTTAAAGGAAGAAACAAAGATGATGAAGACTCAGGTGATTTCCTCGATACTATTGGAAGAAAAGAAGTTGAAGAGGACTTATCAGCTGAAGAAGCTCAAATATTGAATGATGAATTTGATGATTTTGACAACTTTGACTCGGTAGATGAAGAAAAAGCGGATGAATTTTCTGAACTTGAAAATGATTCTGAAGTTTCAGTTATGGATGATGAAAGCGAGGAGGCAACAGATTTAGATTTGTCCGGTTTGGATGATTTGGACTTGGATGCCGATGAGAAAGTGTCTGATGACGTTGATATGTCAGAAGAGGATTTGGATTTCGATAGTTTCGATGTTCATGAGGATAGCGATGAATCGGATGAAATAGAAAACGAAGAAGATGAAACGTCAGAAGAATTTGATTTTGAAAGCGAATCTGAAGACTTGGAATCTGATGAACAAGAAGAACTTAATTTTGACGATTTCAGTTTAGATGATGATTCTGATGACTCTGATGACTTGAACAGTGAATCTGAGACTGATTCCGAAGATGATTTGTCATTGGACTTTGATTTAGATAGTCTGGATTTTGATAATGAAGAAAGTACAGAAACAACAGATGCTGTTGATGATGATACTGAAGAAACATCAGAAGAAGAAATAGTCAGTGAAAACTACGACTTAGAGTTCAACCTTGATTCGGATGAAGAAACTTTAGAAGAGGTTGCAGAGAGCCAAGAAGAGCTGGAAGATTTGACTTTTGATACTGGTGAGAGAACAATCGTTGAAGAAGAATCTGATGATGAATTTGGTGATTTGGATTTAGGTGACTTTGAATTTGATTTAGGTGATACAGATGAATCTTCAAGCGAAAATTTAGAAGACAATCTATCCGATGTTAAACTTGATTTGTTAGACGAAGAAGACGTTGAAAGTTCAGAAAACGAAGAGTTGACTTTAGACACAGAAGATTCAGAAGCATCTGAAGATACAAATAATGAAGATGGCGAGTTTGATTTAGGACTTGATTTCGATGGTATCGGTGGCGATGATGCTATTGATACCAAGCTGGATTTAGCAAAAGCTTATTTCGAAATGGGAGATATCGAAGGAGCGAAACAAATGCTTGTTGAAATTCTTGATGAAGGCAATGAAGAACAAGTTGCTAAGGCTCAAGAACTCAGTAAAAAGCTGGATTCATAG
- the truA gene encoding tRNA pseudouridine(38-40) synthase TruA: protein MRYACGIEYDGHGFLGFQSQVQQPTVQDCLEKAISQVANHNIRIHCAGRTDTGVSATAQVIHFDTDSERSEYQWIMGVNANLPDGISILWLKEVEDDFHARFSAIQRSYRYVILNRWIRPALNRHSVTWEKLPLDAEKMNQAAQCLQGTHDFNAFRSSVCQSKVSVKTINEIKVYRDGNQVIMDVAANGFLHHMIRNIIGTLLPIGRGELPVEHIKQVLESKDRTQAGITAPPNGLSFNVVKYPEKYQLPESSIENHLPKHYDR from the coding sequence ATGCGTTACGCTTGTGGTATTGAATATGATGGACACGGTTTCCTTGGCTTTCAAAGTCAGGTGCAACAACCAACAGTTCAGGATTGCTTAGAAAAAGCCATATCACAAGTAGCCAATCATAATATTCGTATCCATTGTGCCGGTCGAACGGATACGGGTGTCAGTGCAACAGCGCAGGTGATTCATTTTGATACCGATTCAGAAAGATCCGAATATCAATGGATTATGGGAGTCAATGCCAACTTGCCGGATGGTATTTCAATTCTATGGCTTAAAGAAGTCGAAGATGATTTTCATGCACGATTTTCTGCGATTCAAAGAAGTTATCGCTACGTGATTTTAAATCGTTGGATTAGACCCGCATTAAACAGACATTCGGTAACATGGGAAAAATTGCCACTGGATGCTGAGAAAATGAATCAGGCAGCACAATGTTTACAAGGCACTCATGATTTTAATGCCTTTCGTTCCTCTGTCTGTCAATCTAAAGTTTCAGTAAAAACAATTAATGAAATCAAGGTTTATCGTGATGGCAATCAAGTAATTATGGATGTCGCCGCCAATGGTTTTCTTCATCACATGATAAGAAATATTATCGGGACATTATTACCTATTGGCAGAGGCGAGCTGCCTGTCGAACATATTAAGCAAGTTCTTGAAAGCAAAGATCGAACCCAAGCAGGGATTACGGCTCCTCCGAATGGGCTTTCATTCAATGTTGTGAAATACCCTGAAAAGTATCAATTGCCAGAAAGTTCGATTGAGAACCATCTTCCTAAACATTATGATCGATAG